The following proteins are encoded in a genomic region of Desulfosporosinus youngiae DSM 17734:
- a CDS encoding PaaI family thioesterase — MIESKTNFIPQNPDFEDNVRTSFSQQSVMNLIGAELTKVLPGEVEILMPFRNDLTQQNGFLHAGIVTTIVDSACGYAAFSLMPADSSVLSIEFKVNLLSPAKGEMFLARGKVVKPGRTINFCSGEVFSIIGDEQKLVATMSATMIMLKDRS; from the coding sequence GTGATTGAATCCAAAACTAACTTTATTCCACAGAACCCGGATTTTGAGGATAATGTTCGCACAAGTTTTTCTCAACAATCCGTAATGAACTTAATTGGCGCTGAGCTTACAAAGGTCCTTCCTGGGGAAGTTGAAATTCTCATGCCCTTTAGAAATGATCTGACCCAACAGAATGGTTTTCTTCATGCAGGAATAGTCACTACCATTGTAGATTCTGCCTGCGGCTATGCGGCGTTTAGTTTAATGCCGGCTGATTCTTCAGTACTATCAATCGAATTCAAGGTGAATCTTCTGTCTCCGGCTAAGGGAGAAATGTTCCTGGCTAGGGGAAAAGTAGTTAAACCAGGCAGAACAATTAACTTTTGTTCAGGAGAGGTTTTTTCTATAATTGGAGATGAGCAAAAACTAGTTGCTACTATGTCGGCAACAATGATAATGCTTAAAGATCGCTCATAA
- a CDS encoding HPP family protein, whose protein sequence is MQAVTETEEVRNPSNLENPNDGLKESSLLFKYITKMKGARRTTPLVAPVPLDVLLSIGGTLLGITVIVLLSNKFDIGVVASFGASAVLVFGAPDAPMAQPRNVILGHTLSAAAAVITVMMFGLTWWSPAVGTALALLIMLLTKTTHPPGGATALFGVMTQVQPGYILTPMLAGTVILVIIGLLINNLSPNRRYPRYWL, encoded by the coding sequence GTGCAGGCAGTGACCGAAACAGAGGAAGTCAGGAATCCTTCGAATTTAGAAAATCCAAACGATGGCCTTAAGGAATCATCTTTATTATTTAAGTACATAACTAAAATGAAGGGTGCCAGGAGGACGACACCGCTAGTGGCGCCTGTGCCCTTAGATGTGCTCCTTTCTATCGGCGGAACATTATTGGGGATAACCGTCATCGTTTTATTATCCAACAAGTTTGACATAGGGGTTGTGGCATCCTTCGGCGCATCTGCGGTACTGGTGTTTGGTGCTCCGGATGCCCCTATGGCCCAGCCGCGCAATGTGATTCTCGGCCACACGCTTTCAGCAGCAGCGGCGGTAATCACAGTGATGATGTTCGGTTTGACATGGTGGTCGCCGGCTGTGGGAACGGCTCTAGCGCTTCTCATTATGCTGCTTACCAAAACGACTCACCCGCCGGGAGGGGCGACGGCTCTTTTTGGGGTCATGACCCAGGTTCAGCCAGGCTATATTTTGACTCCCATGTTGGCAGGTACCGTAATACTGGTAATCATCGGGCTTCTTATCAATAACCTGTCCCCTAACCGACGCTATCCAAGGTATTGGCTTTAA
- a CDS encoding universal stress protein, giving the protein MFKRILVPTDASEAARRAFAIALELAGNYDARMLLLHVVYTPEALGYTLSSGVTVPQEEIGIYGREALAATLAGIDTGTVQLEKKQKPGHPAAAILEEIKNGGFDLVVMGNRGYGPIAGSMLGSVSQRILSKAECSVMIVK; this is encoded by the coding sequence ATGTTTAAACGAATTTTAGTTCCAACCGATGCTTCCGAAGCCGCACGACGTGCTTTTGCTATAGCCTTGGAATTAGCCGGGAACTATGATGCCCGGATGCTCCTTCTTCATGTGGTCTATACACCCGAGGCCTTGGGCTATACGCTTTCCAGTGGTGTAACCGTACCCCAGGAGGAAATCGGTATTTACGGGAGAGAGGCTCTGGCGGCGACTTTAGCAGGGATTGACACCGGAACAGTTCAGCTTGAGAAGAAACAAAAACCAGGACATCCGGCGGCGGCTATCTTGGAAGAGATCAAAAACGGGGGATTTGATCTTGTGGTTATGGGGAATCGTGGTTACGGGCCGATTGCGGGATCAATGCTGGGAAGTGTCAGCCAGCGTATTTTAAGTAAAGCGGAATGTTCGGTTATGATTGTGAAATAG
- a CDS encoding DNA gyrase/topoisomerase IV subunit B: protein MSAKQYNAESIQVLEGLEAVRKRPGMYIGSTGSRGLHHLAYEIIDNAIDEAGAGFCDLISVTLNKDGSITIEDNGRGIPVDIHPDKKISAVRLAFETLHAGGKFSGETYKTSGGLHGVGASVVNALCLYVTVDIKRNGKRYRVEYVDGGKLKSDLHIVGKKVNGTGTTVTFKPDPHVFKETTVFKYDSLKSRLKELSFLNSGLTISLTDQRGEPKSETFSSKNGIVGFVEHLIQESSYLPVHKKPIYFYGEKDDVIVECAIQYNNGDDESLHSYVNNIPTDEGGTHESGFRTALTKVFNNYGRKNNLFKKEENLIGDDLKDGLTCVLALKVKDPQFEGQTKTKLSNMEIEGIVQSLTNEGITQFFEKNSSTAKEVINRALTTCLIRMAAKKAKELKKKARDAEVKALSGKLAACSGKDKSRNELFLVEGDSAGGSAKMGRDRRFQAILPLRGKVINTYRAKIDKVLENEEIRSIITAVGSGIGKEFDIEKGNYARVCIMTDADIDGAHIRCLLLTFFYRYMKPLILNGRVYIAQSPLYKVEKERGKIIRYAFDDDELKKELKELGKTAKVSRYKGLGEMNPEQLWETTLNPVNRRMIQVTIDDTLEAERKLRILMSEQVEPRREFMMENIVFTDDDM, encoded by the coding sequence TTGTCAGCAAAGCAATATAACGCAGAGTCTATCCAGGTTTTAGAGGGGCTGGAGGCAGTCCGCAAACGTCCTGGCATGTATATCGGTTCAACCGGAAGCCGGGGGCTTCATCATTTAGCCTATGAAATTATTGATAATGCCATTGATGAGGCCGGGGCAGGATTTTGTGATCTCATCTCAGTTACGCTTAATAAAGATGGATCGATAACCATCGAGGATAATGGACGTGGAATTCCCGTTGATATTCATCCTGATAAGAAAATTTCCGCTGTACGGCTGGCCTTTGAAACCTTGCATGCCGGAGGCAAATTCAGCGGAGAAACTTACAAAACCTCCGGAGGATTACATGGCGTCGGCGCAAGTGTGGTTAATGCTTTGTGCCTCTATGTAACCGTTGATATAAAACGGAATGGAAAACGTTATCGTGTGGAGTATGTCGATGGAGGCAAACTTAAGTCGGATTTACATATCGTCGGTAAAAAAGTTAACGGCACAGGAACAACGGTTACGTTTAAGCCGGATCCCCATGTTTTCAAAGAAACGACGGTTTTCAAATATGACTCACTTAAAAGCCGTTTAAAGGAACTCTCTTTTCTCAACAGCGGTCTGACAATTAGTTTAACGGATCAGCGCGGGGAACCGAAATCGGAAACCTTTTCTTCAAAAAATGGAATTGTAGGCTTTGTGGAACATTTAATCCAAGAATCCAGCTATTTACCCGTACATAAAAAACCTATCTATTTTTATGGGGAAAAAGACGATGTGATCGTGGAATGTGCTATCCAGTATAATAACGGGGATGATGAATCCCTGCATTCGTATGTTAACAATATCCCTACGGATGAGGGAGGAACTCATGAGTCTGGCTTCCGTACGGCTTTAACCAAGGTTTTCAATAATTATGGACGTAAAAACAATCTCTTTAAGAAAGAAGAAAATCTGATTGGGGATGATCTTAAAGATGGCCTGACCTGTGTGCTGGCCTTAAAAGTCAAAGATCCCCAATTTGAGGGTCAGACTAAGACAAAACTTTCGAACATGGAAATAGAGGGAATTGTCCAGTCCCTGACCAATGAGGGGATTACTCAATTCTTTGAGAAAAATTCTTCGACGGCTAAAGAAGTTATCAATCGTGCGTTAACAACCTGCCTGATAAGAATGGCGGCTAAAAAAGCTAAGGAACTGAAGAAGAAAGCCCGGGATGCGGAGGTCAAAGCACTCAGCGGCAAACTTGCGGCTTGCAGCGGGAAAGATAAATCCCGTAATGAACTTTTCCTTGTCGAGGGAGACAGTGCCGGTGGGTCTGCTAAAATGGGACGTGACCGGCGCTTTCAGGCCATTCTTCCTCTGCGGGGAAAGGTCATCAATACTTATCGTGCTAAGATAGACAAGGTCTTGGAAAACGAGGAAATCAGAAGCATCATCACCGCGGTTGGCTCGGGAATTGGCAAGGAATTTGACATAGAAAAAGGCAATTATGCCCGTGTGTGTATTATGACGGATGCAGATATTGACGGAGCGCATATTCGCTGTTTACTGCTGACGTTTTTCTATCGATACATGAAGCCCTTAATTTTAAACGGAAGGGTCTATATCGCCCAATCCCCTCTATATAAAGTGGAGAAGGAACGGGGCAAAATAATACGCTATGCCTTTGATGACGATGAGCTTAAAAAAGAACTTAAAGAACTGGGGAAAACCGCTAAGGTTTCGCGTTACAAAGGGCTTGGTGAAATGAACCCGGAACAGCTTTGGGAAACAACTCTCAATCCGGTCAATAGGCGGATGATTCAGGTAACGATCGACGATACTTTAGAAGCGGAGCGTAAGCTGAGAATTCTGATGAGTGAGCAAGTTGAGCCAAGGCGGGAATTCATGATGGAGAATATCGTCTTTACGGACGATGATATGTAG